A single Opisthocomus hoazin isolate bOpiHoa1 chromosome 1, bOpiHoa1.hap1, whole genome shotgun sequence DNA region contains:
- the ZBED1 gene encoding E3 SUMO-protein ligase ZBED1, which produces MENKSLEGSPSDLKLVAHPRAKSKVWKYFGFDTNAEGCILQWKKIYCRICMAQIAYSGNTSNLSYHLEKNHPDEFCEFVKSNTEQMREAFATAFSKIKPESSQQVVQDSLIMKTYQNYENKKHQELTSAVISLICEGMYPASIVDEPTFKALLRTADPRYELPSRKYFCTKAIPEKYSAIREIVLKELTEVLWCGISTDMWRSENQNRSYVTVAVHFLSSSPANCLAVNSRCLKTFEVPEDNTAETITRVLYETFIEWGINTKVFGATTDYSKDIVKACSLLDIPVQMPCLGHTFNAGIQQAFQLPKLSSLLARCRKLVEYFQQSTVAMYMLSEKQKQQNILHCMLVSDRVSWWGSTLAMLQRLKEQQFVIAAVLVEDSNNHHLMLEASEWNTIEGLVELLQPFKQVAEMMSASKYPTISMVKPLLHMLLNTTLNIKENDLKEISMAKEVIAKELSTTYQHTPEIDMFLNVATFLDPRYKKLPFLSAFERQQVENRVVEEAKSLLEKVKENTFRTEEKFFTVSEEPPVKKIIISSTPPPTSVINNMLAEIFCQTGGVEDQEEWHAQIVEELSNFKSQKVLGLNEDPLKWWSDRLALFPVLPKVLQKYWCILATRVFPERLFGSSANVVSAKRNRLAPAHVDEQIFLYENSRNGSEAEPEDEDEGEWGLEQEQIFNLNDSVNVNNNFFNIRDSGFV; this is translated from the coding sequence ATGGAGAATAAAAGTTTAGAAGGTTCCCCATCAGACCTAAAATTAGTGGCTCACCCGAGAGCAAAGAGTAAAGTGTGGAAGTACTTTGGGTTTGATACCAATGCAGAAGGATGCATATTACAGTGGAAGAAGATCTACTGCCGTATTTGCATGGCACAGATCGCCTATTCAGGAAACACGTCCAACCTCTCCTACCACCTTGAGAAAAATCACCCCGATGAATTCTGTGAATTTGTGAAAAGTAACACTGAGCAAATGAGGGAAGCCTTTGCCACTGCGTTTTCGAAAATCAAGCCAGAGTCGTCGCAGCAGGTTGTTCAAGATAGCCTCATCATGAAGACCTACCAGAACTACGAAAACAAAAAGCACCAGGAACTGACATCTGCAGTCATCAGCTTAATTTGCGAGGGCATGTATCCGGCCTCTATCGTTGACGAACCCACCTTCAAGGCCCTCCTGAGAACGGCGGACCCCAGGTATGAACTCCCAAGCCGGAAGTACTTCTGTACAAAAGCTATCCCTGAAAAGTACAGTGCCATTCGGGAAATAGTGCTGAAGGAGCTCACTGAGGTTCTGTGGTGTGGCATATCCACGGACATGTGGAGGAGCGAAAACCAGAACAGATCGTACGTCACTGTGGCAGTTCACTTCCTCAGCAGCAGTCCTGCCAACTGCCTGGCGGTGAACTCGCGGTGTTTGAAAACGTTTGAAGTACCGGAGGATAATACTGCAGAGACTATCACGCGAGTCCTTTATGAAACGTTCATCGAGTGGGGGATCAATACAAAGGTCTTTGGTGCTACAACAGATTACAGTAAAGACATTGTGAAAGCTTGCTCTCTCCTGGATATTCCCGTACAGATGCCTTGTTTGGGGCACACTTTTAACGCAGGAATACAACAAGCTTTTCAGCTCCCCAAGCTCAGCAGCCTTCTTGCCAGGTGCCGAAAACTGGTGGAGTATTTTCAGCAGTCTACAGTCGCAATGTACATGCTGAgtgagaagcagaagcagcagaacatTCTCCACTGCATGCTGGTGAGCGACCGTGTTTCCTGGTGGGGAAGCACGCTCGCTATGCTGCAGCGCCTCAAGGAGCAGCAGTTCGTCATTGCGGCTGTTCTCGTGGAGGACAGCAACAACCACCACCTCATGCTGGAAGCCAGCGAGTGGAATACAATTGAAgggctggtggagctgctgcagccttTCAAGCAGGTTGCAGAGATGATGTCGGCCTCGAAGTACCCGACGATCAGCATGGTGAAGCCGCTTCTCCACATGCTTCTGAATACTACCCTGAACATCAAAGAGAATGATTTGAAAGAGATCAGCATGGCGAAGGAGGTGATCGCGAAAGAGCTGTCAACCACCTACCAGCACACACCTGAGATAGACATGTTTCTCAATGTTGCAACTTTCCTGGATCCCCGCTACAAAaaactgccttttctttcagCCTTTGAGCGGCAGCAGGTTGAAAacagagtggtggaggaagcaaaaAGCCTGCtggagaaagtgaaagaaaatacctTTAGGACTGaagagaaattcttcactgtttcAGAAGAGCCCCCtgtaaaaaaaatcatcatctccTCTACTCCTCCTCCTACCAGCGTCATCAACAACATGCTCGCAGAGATCTTCTGCCAGACGGGAGGCGTGGAAGACCAGGAGGAATGGCACGCTCAGATTGTCGAGGAGTTGAGCAACTTCAAGTCACAAAAGGTCCTCGGTTTGAACGAAGACCCACTGAAGTGGTGGTCTGACAGACTAGCGCTGTTCCCAGTTTTACCAAAGGTTCTTCAAAAATACTGGTGCATTTTGGCCACGAGGGTCTTCCCCGAACGGCTTTTCGGCTCTTCGGCTAATGTTGTAAGTGCAAAGAGAAACCGGTTAGCCCCGGCTCACGTGGACGAGCAGATCTTTTTGTATGAAAACAGTCGGAATGGGTCCGAGGCAGAACCGGAGGACGAAGATGAGGGAGAGTGGGGTTTGGAACAGGaacagatttttaatttaaatgactCGGTAAACGTAAACAACAATTTCTTTAATATCCGAGACAGTGGGTTTGTTTAA